One stretch of Lucilia cuprina isolate Lc7/37 chromosome 6, ASM2204524v1, whole genome shotgun sequence DNA includes these proteins:
- the LOC111681902 gene encoding Na(+)/H(+) exchange regulatory cofactor NHE-RF1: protein MSQTEMKASSPTPSSATTPDVINKAATKLCHIVKRPDFDGYGFNLHSEKAKPGQFIGKVDANSPAEAAGLKEGDRIIEVNGVAINSETHKQVVQRIKAIAGEVRLLLVDVEGKGDGLMFNGQQSNGKTAMETSKTEQVLPGASENINSITMVSTKRASQESQRSSAQVNNNNSMDVTDKAVSVADQTVMMNNNNNNIPPPPSATMATSPTKSMMNNNISSNNTLSNSNSAHTEMPAASAASGSASGNGTTIKAGSLQLPMTAAEMRAKLMMKKKYDPKNESVDLKKKYEIVQKL, encoded by the coding sequence atgtcGCAAACTGAAATGAAAGCCTCCTCACCCACACCCTCCTCGGCCACAACACCCGATGTCATTAACAAAGCAGCCACCAAATTGTGTCACATTGTCAAACGGCCCGATTTTGATGGTTATGGTTTCAATTTGCACTCGGAAAAGGCTAAACCAGGACAATTTATAGGTAAAGTTGATGCCAACTCACCGGCCGAAGCAGCCGGTCTTAAAGAGGGAGATCGTATCATAGAAGTCAATGGAGTGGCCATTAATAGTGAGACACACAAACAAGTGGTGCAGCGTATAAAGGCCATTGCCGGTGAGGTGCGTTTGTTGCTGGTGGATGTTGAAGGCAAGGGTGATGGTTTAATGTTTAATGGCCAACAGAGTAATGGAAAAACTGCAATGGAAACCTCAAAAACGGAACAAGTTTTACCCGGAGCTAGTGAAAATATCAACAGCATTACAATGGTATCAACAAAAAGAGCCTCCCAAGAGTCCCAACGTTCGAGTGCGCAggttaacaacaacaacagtatggATGTTACGGACAAGGCAGTTAGTGTTGCAGATCAGACAGTTAtgatgaacaacaacaacaacaatataccaCCACCTCCCTCGGCCACCATGGCTACATCACCCACGAAATCCATGATGAACAATAatatcagcagcaacaacacttTAAGCAACAGCAATAGTGCTCATACGGAAATGCCAGCAGCATCAGCAGCCAGCGGAAGTGCTAGTGGTAATGGCACCACCATCAAGGCAGGCAGCTTACAGCTGCCCATGACTGCTGCCGAAATGCGTGCCAAACTGATGATGAAAAAGAAATATGATCCCAAAAATGAAAGCGTGGACTTGAagaagaaatatgaaattgtacaaaaactttaa